One window of Salegentibacter sp. Hel_I_6 genomic DNA carries:
- a CDS encoding S9 family peptidase — translation MKKITKKFLFLIILFSTVINFAQENGVNNNLIKTEDYNLYKPNNTQAVLLLFGGFPENAAAIENEFPINDLANEKSIAVAYLNFNRKLWLEENEKAELALAIQELFDSNDLPTNRIYIGGMSSGGSIALLISNFLSQKSEYNLNPTGVFVVDSPTDLAALFRVAETNIKRNFSQASVGESTFIFNYFNEQLGNPDDKIAPYEKSSAFTFETQNIQNLQNLKNTKIRFYTEPDKAWWKENMGVEYEQMNAFHIKRLSEFLISKNFEKVELIETEDKGYREDGTRNPHSWSIVDKEELIQWMLE, via the coding sequence ATGAAAAAAATCACTAAAAAATTTTTATTTCTGATCATTCTATTTTCAACAGTTATAAATTTTGCTCAAGAAAATGGAGTGAACAATAATTTAATAAAAACTGAAGACTATAATTTATATAAACCAAATAACACACAAGCGGTTTTATTGCTTTTCGGTGGATTTCCAGAAAATGCTGCAGCTATTGAGAATGAATTCCCAATAAATGATTTAGCAAATGAAAAAAGTATTGCAGTTGCTTATTTGAATTTCAATCGTAAATTATGGTTAGAAGAGAATGAGAAAGCAGAATTAGCACTTGCTATTCAAGAATTATTTGATTCCAATGATTTACCAACTAATAGGATTTATATTGGTGGAATGTCCAGCGGAGGAAGTATTGCATTACTTATCAGTAATTTTCTTTCTCAAAAATCTGAATACAACTTAAATCCTACAGGGGTTTTCGTCGTAGATTCTCCGACAGATTTGGCCGCATTATTCCGAGTTGCAGAAACGAATATCAAAAGAAATTTTTCGCAAGCTTCAGTAGGAGAAAGCACTTTCATATTTAATTATTTTAATGAACAGCTTGGAAATCCAGATGATAAAATTGCTCCATATGAAAAGTCTTCTGCCTTTACATTCGAAACTCAAAATATTCAAAATCTTCAAAATTTAAAGAATACAAAAATTCGTTTCTACACAGAACCAGATAAAGCCTGGTGGAAAGAAAATATGGGTGTAGAATATGAACAAATGAATGCATTTCATATCAAAAGATTATCAGAATTTTTAATTTCAAAAAACTTTGAAAAAGTTGAGTTGATTGAAACTGAGGACAAAGGCTATAGAGAAGATGGAACAAGAAATCCTCACAGCTGGTCAATAGTTGACAAAGAAGAATTAATTCAATGGATGTTAGAGTAA
- a CDS encoding DUF4238 domain-containing protein: MAENLVKRQHFVPRTYLKHFGEKQGQDYFLNVLKADSTDKGDIFKANIKNIALEKDLYTLPGVTVQQKMAIEKFYSDEIETHYDTIYGILTNPEKSEITDRERRLIISTVVTMYYRTTKWVNASRDLMGRAFKMAFQLCERTGSDTFQFDGIELSIKGKTLEEFTKDFNNKRQPGMVMTQLEVALNLIELRIKSDTISVIKINKENLKLVTSDNPVIATNNPENKRFMPFDTSNILKLPLDSKHILMLMPDCPKDLQNRVFRRISTSPFAELEKLTSTHSQMANSERFMFGSKTALESYLDLKEESERPLKDGEKMKDVFSNLRDLGL, from the coding sequence ATGGCAGAAAATTTAGTCAAGAGGCAACATTTTGTTCCAAGAACATATTTAAAACATTTCGGCGAAAAGCAAGGACAAGATTACTTTCTTAATGTCCTGAAAGCTGACTCAACTGACAAGGGAGACATTTTTAAAGCAAACATTAAAAATATTGCTTTAGAGAAAGATTTGTATACTCTCCCTGGAGTAACTGTTCAACAGAAAATGGCCATTGAAAAGTTTTACTCAGATGAAATTGAGACCCATTATGACACCATCTATGGAATTCTTACTAATCCAGAAAAAAGCGAAATTACAGATAGAGAGAGAAGGTTAATTATATCTACAGTTGTCACGATGTATTATCGGACAACGAAATGGGTGAATGCCAGCCGGGATTTAATGGGAAGAGCTTTTAAAATGGCTTTTCAACTTTGTGAACGTACCGGGTCTGATACCTTTCAGTTTGATGGGATAGAACTTTCAATAAAGGGAAAAACTCTCGAAGAATTCACGAAGGATTTTAACAACAAAAGACAGCCAGGTATGGTAATGACTCAATTAGAGGTGGCTCTAAACTTAATTGAGTTAAGAATCAAAAGCGATACTATTTCTGTAATAAAAATAAATAAAGAAAATCTGAAACTTGTCACTAGTGATAATCCTGTGATTGCAACAAATAATCCAGAAAATAAAAGATTTATGCCTTTTGATACTTCTAATATTCTAAAACTTCCTTTAGATTCAAAACACATACTTATGCTTATGCCTGATTGCCCAAAGGATCTTCAAAATCGAGTTTTTAGAAGAATTTCTACATCTCCTTTTGCTGAACTGGAAAAACTAACTTCAACTCATTCACAAATGGCGAACTCAGAAAGATTTATGTTTGGGTCTAAAACTGCTCTCGAGTCTTATTTGGATTTAAAAGAAGAATCTGAAAGACCATTGAAAGATGGTGAAAAAATGAAAGATGTGTTTTCCAACTTAAGAGATTTAGGTCTATAA
- a CDS encoding helix-turn-helix domain-containing protein, translating to MDIEISNSKFLKIFGERLKNIRLQSNLSYRELGKRCDLDYSYISKVEKGEKNIQLSTILEFAKGLQIHPKELFDFSFPLDDLEK from the coding sequence ATGGATATAGAAATTTCAAATTCTAAATTTTTAAAAATATTTGGCGAACGCCTTAAGAATATAAGACTGCAGAGTAATCTTTCTTACCGGGAACTCGGCAAGCGATGTGATTTGGACTACAGCTATATAAGCAAAGTTGAAAAAGGCGAAAAAAATATTCAACTTTCAACTATTTTGGAGTTTGCTAAAGGTTTGCAAATCCATCCTAAAGAATTATTTGATTTTAGTTTTCCTCTAGATGATTTAGAAAAATAA
- a CDS encoding RNA polymerase sigma factor — protein sequence MLQRIFELLQQGHPDALEFIYARYHRKLFWFGKQLIRDEFVIENILQDTFLKLWEQRDGIERPEHIFFFLRYVMKRDCTYYYARPKNNFYRKINRLEYYEDYEKYMHGYDPEEAEELLLDSGTQQKAFDRVSRVFPLLSPERRRLIELCLKYGFQYKAIAQLMGTSITYTSNEVKRAIEDIKNIIHQGSNLETKPKPVIAVKIQGKMTEEQEKVLQLRTERQYSFAAIAKELNLSQKEVHKEFMAAYKLLQLKHEQQQSA from the coding sequence ATGTTACAGCGTATTTTTGAATTATTACAACAAGGACATCCTGATGCTTTGGAGTTTATCTACGCCAGGTATCACCGCAAACTCTTTTGGTTTGGAAAGCAATTAATACGAGATGAATTTGTCATTGAGAACATCCTTCAGGATACTTTCTTAAAACTATGGGAGCAAAGGGATGGGATAGAACGACCGGAACATATTTTCTTTTTTCTGCGTTATGTGATGAAACGGGATTGTACCTATTACTATGCCCGCCCAAAAAATAATTTTTATCGTAAGATCAACCGCCTGGAATATTATGAGGACTATGAAAAATACATGCACGGCTATGACCCGGAGGAAGCGGAGGAACTTCTACTGGATAGCGGAACCCAGCAGAAAGCCTTCGACCGGGTCAGCCGTGTTTTTCCCTTACTAAGCCCCGAAAGAAGGCGACTGATTGAACTCTGTTTAAAATACGGTTTTCAGTATAAAGCCATAGCCCAACTCATGGGAACCAGTATTACCTATACGAGCAACGAGGTAAAAAGGGCTATCGAGGATATTAAGAACATCATCCACCAGGGTAGCAATTTGGAAACAAAACCAAAACCAGTTATAGCGGTGAAGATCCAGGGCAAAATGACCGAGGAACAGGAAAAGGTCTTGCAGCTGCGTACAGAAAGACAGTATTCCTTTGCTGCCATTGCCAAAGAATTGAACCTTTCTCAAAAGGAAGTCCATAAAGAATTTATGGCCGCCTATAAGCTACTGCAGCTTAAACACGAACAACAACAATCGGCTTAG
- a CDS encoding class I SAM-dependent DNA methyltransferase, whose protein sequence is MAKADIDFEKELWDAANELRGAVSENNYKNYILPLVFVKHLSERYEVIREELKEQLNDPESDYYTTDTEEINYVLEDRDEYRSRNTFKIPETASWQFLKDNAEQDDIKVKVDDAFDVIQELLTGYNPQLVNILPRIFVRSELSPKQTGGIINLLSKPKFSEKENPESDILGRIYEYYIGRFAMAEGSGAGQFFTPGSIVRLLVELLEPYKGRIFDPACGSGGMFVQSLKFIKEHGGNKKDIAIYGQEMTAQTLRLCLMNLMLRDLSFDIKLGNSLLDDKFPNLKADYIIANPPFNVSNWHPEDLPDGDPRLFGPKEEFTTDGSANYMWMQTFWHHLSDTGTAGIVMANGAMTSNNKGEKNVRQHMVDNSMIDAIVRLPDKLFLTTGIPACLFILSKNRDGKDGTHRERNNELLFLDASKMGTMASRKLRVFSDDDINRIAETYHKWRNRDGNYEDVDGFSKAATITDVQKQDYKLTPGIYVGTEAEEDDGIPFEEKMEGLKAQLLMQFEKGEELKEKIKANFDKIL, encoded by the coding sequence ATGGCAAAAGCAGACATTGATTTTGAAAAAGAACTCTGGGATGCGGCGAACGAATTACGCGGTGCGGTATCTGAGAATAACTATAAAAACTACATCCTTCCTCTTGTTTTCGTAAAGCACCTTAGCGAACGCTATGAGGTGATTCGCGAGGAACTCAAGGAGCAACTTAATGATCCTGAGTCTGATTATTACACTACAGATACCGAGGAGATCAATTACGTTCTTGAAGACCGGGATGAATACCGTTCCCGGAATACATTTAAAATTCCTGAAACCGCTTCCTGGCAATTTTTAAAAGACAATGCAGAGCAGGATGATATCAAGGTGAAGGTAGATGATGCCTTTGATGTGATCCAGGAATTATTAACGGGATATAACCCCCAGCTGGTGAATATTTTACCGCGGATCTTTGTGCGGAGTGAATTATCTCCCAAACAAACCGGCGGAATTATCAACCTGCTTTCCAAACCCAAATTTTCTGAAAAGGAAAATCCCGAAAGCGATATCCTGGGCCGCATCTATGAGTATTACATCGGCCGATTTGCAATGGCAGAAGGTTCGGGTGCTGGGCAGTTCTTTACGCCCGGTAGTATCGTAAGGCTGCTGGTGGAATTGCTTGAACCCTACAAAGGACGGATCTTTGATCCGGCTTGTGGAAGTGGCGGTATGTTTGTGCAGAGTTTGAAGTTCATCAAAGAACACGGCGGAAACAAAAAAGACATCGCGATCTACGGGCAGGAAATGACAGCACAGACCTTGCGATTGTGTCTTATGAACCTGATGCTTCGTGACCTTTCGTTTGATATCAAACTGGGGAATTCCTTACTGGATGATAAATTCCCAAACCTGAAAGCCGACTATATTATTGCCAATCCGCCATTTAATGTGAGCAACTGGCACCCTGAAGATCTGCCCGATGGCGATCCCCGGTTATTTGGTCCCAAAGAAGAATTCACTACAGATGGCAGCGCCAATTATATGTGGATGCAAACCTTCTGGCACCATTTAAGCGACACCGGTACTGCCGGAATTGTAATGGCAAACGGCGCGATGACCTCCAACAACAAGGGGGAGAAAAACGTGCGGCAGCATATGGTAGACAATTCTATGATAGATGCCATCGTGCGCCTGCCCGATAAGCTGTTCCTAACAACCGGAATCCCCGCCTGTCTTTTCATCCTGAGCAAAAACCGCGATGGAAAAGACGGCACCCACCGCGAAAGAAATAACGAGCTCCTGTTCCTGGACGCCTCCAAAATGGGCACTATGGCCAGCAGAAAACTGCGGGTTTTTAGTGATGATGATATTAACCGAATTGCAGAAACCTACCACAAATGGAGAAACCGCGATGGAAATTACGAAGATGTTGATGGATTTTCCAAAGCAGCAACTATTACTGATGTCCAAAAACAAGATTACAAACTTACCCCGGGGATCTATGTAGGTACCGAAGCCGAAGAAGACGACGGGATTCCTTTTGAAGAAAAGATGGAGGGGCTTAAAGCCCAATTATTAATGCAGTTTGAAAAAGGGGAAGAATTGAAGGAAAAGATTAAGGCGAACTTTGATAAAATACTTTAG
- a CDS encoding SIR2 family protein, which produces MNDNINSIAFSVYSNKGIYALLLGSGISRNSGIPTGWEIVLDLINKLAILEEEDCGPNPDEWFIQKYNQEPDYSTILEKLAATPTERLNILKPYFEPSQEEIEEGLKQPTTAHKQIAKLVQAGYIKIIITTNFDRLLEKALREIEVEPIVINHPDDIDGVLPIVHTKIVILKLNGDYLDSRFLNTKTELNEYNEKLKGFAVRIIDEFGIITCGWSAKWDNGLVNLFKQSSNFRFNSFWTFIHKCNKELEELATLRKGKTIQIENADDFFTELYEKINSLELLDKSNPISEEIAIARIKKYVASEDHRIKFNDLLQDQIKPLLDLLEKNNFSKIQPTQSDLQPILLKHQSKLESFLPILINAVYWSKTYHNKIVTNILKRVALPQKIEGHFYRDSVNFQYFPALAIFYSIGIAAIKNEKYELLKDCFYLKIPDEVKGRDRIFLIEKVNSSIIDKELFNQIIGMNYKTPISTYLHKFLNPMFNEIIYDEEEYDEIFTIVEYLISLNYMFFIKDGYRANWAPWGEYVWKKSHYKKTLLDEFLENATLEKNSWKPIKEGFFDNNYENFLATKAKLEEFLKKIHIF; this is translated from the coding sequence ATGAACGACAATATAAATTCAATAGCGTTTTCCGTTTATTCTAATAAAGGAATTTATGCACTTTTGTTAGGTTCTGGAATATCTAGAAATTCTGGGATTCCAACCGGATGGGAAATAGTTTTAGATTTGATCAATAAATTAGCCATTCTAGAAGAGGAAGACTGCGGCCCAAATCCTGATGAATGGTTTATTCAGAAGTATAATCAAGAGCCCGATTATTCCACAATTTTAGAAAAACTAGCTGCAACACCAACTGAAAGGCTCAATATTCTTAAACCATATTTTGAACCATCTCAAGAAGAAATTGAGGAAGGACTGAAACAACCTACTACTGCTCATAAACAGATAGCAAAGCTCGTTCAGGCTGGATATATAAAAATCATTATTACAACAAATTTTGATAGACTTTTAGAAAAAGCATTGAGAGAAATTGAGGTAGAACCTATTGTAATAAATCATCCTGACGATATTGACGGGGTTTTACCAATAGTTCATACCAAAATTGTTATACTAAAACTTAACGGAGACTATTTAGATTCAAGATTTCTAAACACAAAAACTGAGTTAAATGAATATAACGAAAAATTAAAAGGTTTTGCTGTAAGAATAATAGATGAATTTGGAATTATTACTTGTGGATGGTCGGCTAAATGGGATAATGGATTAGTTAACTTATTTAAACAATCATCAAATTTCAGATTTAATAGCTTTTGGACATTTATACATAAATGTAATAAGGAACTCGAGGAATTAGCAACATTGAGGAAGGGAAAAACTATTCAAATTGAAAATGCAGATGATTTTTTCACCGAATTATATGAGAAAATAAATTCACTAGAATTATTGGATAAATCTAACCCTATAAGTGAAGAAATTGCTATTGCAAGAATAAAAAAATATGTAGCAAGTGAGGATCATAGAATAAAATTCAATGATTTATTACAAGACCAAATAAAACCATTGCTTGATCTTTTAGAGAAGAATAATTTTTCTAAAATTCAACCAACCCAATCAGACCTTCAACCTATTCTTCTAAAACACCAATCTAAACTAGAAAGTTTCCTTCCAATCCTTATAAATGCCGTTTATTGGAGTAAAACCTATCATAATAAGATTGTTACCAACATTTTGAAAAGAGTGGCTTTACCTCAAAAGATAGAGGGGCACTTTTATAGGGATAGTGTAAATTTTCAATATTTTCCTGCACTGGCAATATTTTATTCAATTGGTATTGCAGCGATTAAGAATGAGAAATACGAGTTATTAAAGGACTGTTTTTATCTTAAAATACCTGATGAAGTTAAAGGAAGAGATAGAATTTTCTTAATTGAGAAAGTTAATTCTTCGATTATTGATAAAGAATTATTTAATCAAATTATCGGTATGAATTACAAAACTCCTATTAGTACTTATTTACATAAATTTCTAAATCCAATGTTTAATGAAATTATATATGATGAAGAAGAATATGATGAAATATTCACTATTGTAGAGTATTTGATTTCTTTAAACTATATGTTTTTTATTAAAGATGGATATAGAGCTAACTGGGCACCGTGGGGAGAATATGTTTGGAAAAAAAGTCACTATAAAAAAACCTTATTAGATGAATTTTTAGAAAATGCTACCCTAGAGAAAAATAGTTGGAAGCCAATAAAAGAGGGTTTCTTTGATAATAATTATGAAAATTTTTTAGCTACCAAAGCAAAACTTGAGGAATTCCTGAAAAAAATCCATATTTTTTAA